A region from the Drosophila mauritiana strain mau12 chromosome 2L, ASM438214v1, whole genome shotgun sequence genome encodes:
- the LOC117143559 gene encoding keratin, type II cytoskeletal I: MENGPEFNWEYSHGGPGNPNYSQMGRGSTPPGGGGRQWLHSSQANTHNYMHGSSGMGSHQNNPSPGDPFASYNQNMMNMYTNFKPSYGHSQVGPASVQGMGPEPGQEMGNRMGNRMGHAMPESMGFDGGMGSGMDSGMGHGMGMSNGLGAGMRVGSMRGGQRLAGGYSSNGLNDPNPSQSHRGSWF; encoded by the exons ATGGAGAACGGTCCGGAGTTTAATTGGGAGTACAGTCATGGTGGTCCTGGAAATCCCAACTACTCACAG ATGGGTAGGGGTAGTACTCCTCCTGGAGGCGGTGGTCGTCAGTGGCTGCACTCAAGTCAAGCTAACACCCACAACTATATGCATGGATCCAGTGGAATGGGATCCCACCAGAATAACCCATCTCCAGGTGATCCATTTGCCTCCTACAACCAGAATATGATGAACATGTACACGAATTTTAAGCCCAGTTACGGTCATTCTCAAGTTGG CCCGGCTTCGGTCCAGGGCATGGGTCCAGAGCCTGGTCAAGAAATGGGTAACAGAATGGGTAACAGAATGGGCCATGCCATGCCCGAGTCAATGGGATTCGATGGAGGCATGGGTTCCGGAATGGATTCAGGCATGGGTCACGGCATGGGCATGAGCAATGGCCTTGGCGCTGGAATGCGAGTTGGTTCCATGCGTGGAGGTCAAAGGTTAGCTGGAGGCTACTCCTCGAACG GTCTCAACGATCCGAATCCTTCGCAATCCCACCGAGGTAGTTGGTTCTAG